In Ovis canadensis isolate MfBH-ARS-UI-01 breed Bighorn chromosome 3, ARS-UI_OviCan_v2, whole genome shotgun sequence, one DNA window encodes the following:
- the LOC138438124 gene encoding small ribosomal subunit protein uS15-like: protein MHAPRKGLSQSALPYRRSVPTWLKLTSDDVKEQIYKLAKKGLTPSQISVILRDSHGVAQVRFVTGNKYLRILKSKGLAPDLPEDLYHLIKKAVAVRKHLQRNRKDKDAKFRLILIESCIHWLAQYYKTKRILLPNWKYESSTASALVA, encoded by the coding sequence ATGCACGCTCCCAGGAAGGGCCTGTCCCAGTCGGCTCTGCCCTACCGCCGCAGCGTCCCCACCTGGCTGAAGCTCACTTCTGACGACGTGAAGGAGCAGATCTACAAACTGGCCAAGAAAGGCCTGACTCCCTCACAGATCAGTGTGATCCTGAGAGACTCTCATGGTGTTGCACAAGTACGTTTTGTGACAGGcaacaaatatttgagaattCTCAAGTCCAAAGGACTTGCTCCTGATCTCCCTGAGGATCTCTATCATTTAATTAAGAAAGCTGTTGCTGTTCGAAAGCATCTTCAGAGGAACAGAAAGGATAAAGATGCTAAATTCCGTCTGATTCTGATTGAGAGCTGTATTCACTGGTTGGCTCAATACTACAAGACCAAACGAATCCTACTCCCCAATTGGAAATATGAGTCATCCACAGCCTCTGCCCTAGTTGCATAA